A section of the Chryseobacterium scophthalmum genome encodes:
- a CDS encoding S9 family peptidase, translating into MKAPTAKKIEKVLEIHCDRRIDNYFWLNEKENPEVIQYLEEENAYADFIMKDSEEFQEELFQEMKARYKKDDESLPYFFNEYWYIVRYEEGKEYPIFCRKYKTLENEEEIVLDVNILAEGEEFFEVANVAVSPNNKLASFSSDNVGRRIYTLNFKDLKTNEILSDKIENTTGKAVWANDNEHVFYIIKDESLRAYKVYRHKLGTDTSEDVLILHEEDETFDVNVFKTKSMEYIFMASSSTISDEHHFIPANNVFAEWKVIQPRIDDLEYSVEHYEDEFYIITNADDATNFKIVKAKIDNCGMENWVDVIPHREEVLLEGFEIFKNYLILEEREDGLLQIKIIDEKTQESYYLPFSDPTYTAYIGTNLEFDTEVLRYGYTSLTQPNSTYEYNLKEKTTKLLKRQEVLGGKFFPENYISERIWADSRDGEEQIPISLVYHKDTKKTAETPVLLYGYGSYGHTVDASFSNVRLSILDRGFIYAIAHIRGGEYLGREWYEDGKMLFKKNTFFDFIDAGKHLIKENYTSSKHLYAMGGSAGGLLVGAVMNYEPTLFNGIVAQVPFVDVVSTMLDETIPLTTGEYDEWGNPNDEEYYHYMKEYSPYDNVEAKDYPHTLITTGFHDSQVQYWEPAKWTAKLRELKTDNNLLIFKTDMSSGHGGASGRFESLKEDALEYAFLLKIDGM; encoded by the coding sequence ATGAAAGCTCCCACGGCAAAAAAAATAGAAAAAGTACTCGAAATACACTGTGACAGAAGAATTGACAACTATTTCTGGCTGAATGAAAAAGAAAATCCCGAGGTTATACAATATCTTGAAGAAGAAAATGCCTATGCAGACTTTATAATGAAAGATTCTGAGGAATTTCAGGAAGAGCTTTTTCAGGAAATGAAAGCTAGGTATAAAAAAGATGATGAATCTTTACCTTATTTCTTTAATGAATATTGGTATATCGTGCGCTATGAAGAAGGAAAAGAGTACCCGATCTTCTGCCGTAAATACAAAACTCTCGAAAACGAAGAAGAAATTGTTCTCGATGTTAACATTCTTGCAGAAGGAGAAGAGTTTTTTGAAGTTGCCAATGTTGCGGTAAGCCCGAATAACAAATTAGCATCATTTTCATCAGACAATGTCGGGAGAAGAATTTATACTTTAAATTTTAAAGATTTAAAAACCAATGAAATTCTTTCTGATAAAATTGAAAATACTACCGGAAAAGCAGTTTGGGCAAATGATAACGAACATGTTTTTTACATCATAAAAGATGAAAGTTTAAGAGCTTATAAAGTTTACAGACATAAATTAGGAACCGACACTTCTGAAGATGTTTTAATCCTCCATGAAGAAGACGAAACTTTTGATGTGAATGTTTTCAAGACAAAGTCTATGGAATATATTTTCATGGCGAGCTCGAGTACGATTTCAGATGAGCATCATTTTATTCCGGCAAATAATGTTTTTGCAGAATGGAAAGTCATTCAGCCAAGAATTGATGATCTGGAATATTCGGTAGAACATTATGAAGACGAGTTTTACATTATTACCAATGCAGATGATGCTACCAATTTTAAAATTGTAAAAGCGAAAATCGACAATTGCGGAATGGAAAACTGGGTAGATGTTATTCCGCACCGTGAAGAAGTCTTACTGGAAGGATTTGAAATTTTTAAAAATTATCTCATTCTTGAAGAAAGAGAGGACGGTTTATTGCAAATAAAGATCATCGACGAAAAAACTCAGGAATCATATTATTTACCTTTTTCAGATCCTACATACACCGCATATATTGGAACAAATCTAGAATTTGACACAGAAGTTTTGCGTTATGGCTATACTTCTTTAACACAGCCAAACTCGACTTACGAATATAATTTAAAAGAAAAAACCACCAAGCTTCTGAAACGACAAGAAGTTTTGGGTGGAAAGTTTTTCCCTGAAAATTATATTTCTGAAAGGATCTGGGCAGACTCAAGAGATGGCGAAGAACAAATCCCTATTTCTTTAGTTTATCATAAAGACACTAAAAAAACTGCAGAAACTCCGGTTCTGTTGTATGGTTACGGAAGTTACGGCCATACTGTTGATGCTAGTTTTTCAAATGTGAGATTATCAATTCTAGACCGAGGATTTATTTATGCAATTGCTCATATTCGTGGTGGAGAATATCTGGGAAGAGAATGGTATGAGGATGGAAAAATGCTGTTTAAGAAAAATACATTCTTCGATTTTATTGATGCCGGGAAACATTTAATTAAAGAAAATTACACTTCTTCAAAGCATTTATATGCAATGGGCGGAAGCGCAGGAGGATTATTAGTGGGAGCTGTAATGAATTACGAACCTACTCTATTCAACGGAATTGTAGCACAAGTTCCTTTTGTGGATGTAGTTTCTACGATGTTGGACGAAACCATTCCTCTGACAACCGGGGAATATGACGAATGGGGAAATCCGAATGACGAAGAATATTATCATTACATGAAAGAATATTCGCCATATGATAATGTTGAAGCAAAAGATTATCCGCACACATTGATTACAACTGGTTTCCACGATTCTCAGGTACAATATTGGGAACCAGCAAAATGGACCGCAAAACTAAGAGAATTAAAAACCGACAATAATCTTTTAATTTTTAAAACCGATATGAGTTCCGGGCACGGTGGTGCAAGCGGAAGATTTGAATCATTAAAAGAAGACGCGCTGGAATATGCATTTCTTTTAAAGATTGACGGTATGTAA
- a CDS encoding SRPBCC family protein, protein MSSKIVFNQDFHTKSIYVMKVYSAEVSEVWEYFTKPELLDLWWAPKPWKCETEKLNFEEGGVWLYSMNGPEGEKIFSLVKYGEINEHRSFDGIDAFCDENGNVDARFPQTQWLIGFTGTDEGTKVSVNIHFKSEDDMKKQLEMGFEEGFKMGLNQLEEIFNNLKS, encoded by the coding sequence ATGAGCTCAAAAATTGTTTTTAATCAAGACTTTCATACAAAAAGTATTTATGTGATGAAGGTCTATTCTGCCGAAGTATCGGAAGTATGGGAGTATTTTACAAAACCAGAATTGCTGGATTTGTGGTGGGCTCCAAAACCCTGGAAATGTGAAACCGAGAAATTAAATTTTGAAGAAGGTGGCGTTTGGCTATATTCGATGAACGGACCAGAAGGAGAGAAAATATTTTCTCTTGTAAAATACGGAGAGATTAATGAACATCGGAGTTTTGATGGAATTGATGCGTTTTGTGATGAAAACGGAAATGTTGATGCAAGATTTCCACAAACTCAATGGCTGATTGGTTTTACGGGAACTGATGAAGGTACAAAGGTTTCTGTGAATATCCATTTTAAGTCGGAGGATGATATGAAAAAACAATTGGAAATGGGATTTGAAGAAGGTTTTAAAATGGGTTTAAACCAGTTGGAAGAGATTTTTAATAATTTGAAAAGTTAA
- a CDS encoding sensor histidine kinase, giving the protein MNNKFIPIISVFMTISLIVFVTLQFYWLKNYYVALEQEFSNKVYSALENTSKNIAEIEVEKLFNENYANLRDNVKANKDKPSLTTIQQTQDSGTQKSIVYYRNLTETIKLPISLKGDSLRLTTMYTDDAAYKVKKDTTKREILTSELNQDIRSGDYSLKEFVEVYGNNLPLDKRVDRAVLDSVITKELRMKGVSAEFGYGVTDKNNKLTNIVNKVFKEKKDANSYSYPLFTDTKDRTLYTLALVFPKKEYSLAMNNWPMLLGTFLSLLTILGIYIISINYMMRQKKLAEVKTDFINNMSHEFKTPLATISVATDSLANDKIATNPDKVKYYSNLIKQENLRMKKQVENVLNMSKLERNEVELFLKETNVRELIKKTTESFNLIIQQRNGKLTQEFNATHYNFKIDEFHISNMLVNLLDNANKYSPEAPEISIKTKNEGLWYVLEISDKGMGMETHNKTKIFEKFFREETGNIHNVKGQGLGLSYVKKIVELHKGVIIVESEKDMGSKFIIKLPMA; this is encoded by the coding sequence ATGAATAACAAATTCATCCCGATAATCTCGGTTTTTATGACAATTTCCCTTATTGTATTTGTCACGCTGCAGTTTTATTGGCTTAAAAATTATTACGTTGCATTAGAACAAGAGTTTTCTAACAAAGTTTATTCCGCTTTGGAGAATACTTCAAAAAACATAGCAGAAATTGAAGTAGAAAAGCTTTTTAATGAGAATTATGCAAATTTAAGAGACAATGTAAAAGCAAATAAAGACAAACCCTCCCTCACTACGATTCAACAGACGCAGGATTCAGGAACTCAAAAATCGATTGTATATTACAGAAACCTTACTGAAACTATAAAGCTCCCTATTTCTCTTAAGGGAGATTCTCTGCGCCTCACAACCATGTATACTGATGACGCAGCATATAAAGTAAAAAAAGATACAACTAAACGAGAAATACTCACTTCAGAACTGAATCAGGATATTAGAAGTGGTGATTATAGCCTAAAAGAATTTGTTGAAGTATATGGAAACAATCTTCCTCTTGATAAAAGAGTAGACCGTGCAGTTTTAGATTCTGTGATTACTAAAGAACTTAGAATGAAAGGAGTCAGTGCAGAATTCGGCTATGGAGTGACAGATAAAAATAATAAACTAACCAATATTGTAAACAAAGTGTTTAAAGAGAAAAAAGATGCTAATTCTTACTCTTATCCTTTATTTACCGATACCAAAGATCGTACTTTATATACATTAGCATTGGTTTTTCCTAAAAAAGAATATTCTTTGGCAATGAATAACTGGCCGATGCTTTTGGGAACCTTTCTTTCTCTTCTGACGATTTTGGGAATTTATATTATCTCAATTAATTATATGATGAGGCAGAAAAAACTGGCAGAAGTGAAAACGGATTTCATCAATAATATGTCGCACGAATTCAAAACTCCACTCGCCACGATTTCTGTAGCTACAGATTCTTTGGCGAATGATAAAATTGCGACCAATCCTGATAAGGTAAAATATTATTCAAACCTTATTAAACAGGAAAATCTGAGAATGAAAAAGCAGGTTGAAAACGTTCTGAATATGTCTAAATTAGAACGAAATGAAGTAGAACTATTCTTAAAAGAAACCAATGTAAGAGAATTAATTAAAAAGACAACAGAATCATTTAATCTGATTATTCAGCAGAGAAACGGAAAACTTACTCAGGAATTTAATGCAACTCATTATAATTTTAAAATTGATGAATTCCATATTTCAAATATGCTGGTGAATCTTTTAGACAACGCCAACAAATATTCACCTGAAGCTCCTGAAATCAGTATTAAAACTAAAAACGAAGGACTGTGGTACGTTTTGGAAATTTCAGACAAAGGAATGGGAATGGAAACCCACAATAAGACCAAAATTTTCGAAAAATTCTTCAGAGAAGAAACCGGAAATATTCATAATGTAAAAGGACAAGGTTTGGGACTTTCTTACGTGAAAAAAATTGTAGAACTTCATAAAGGAGTAATCATTGTAGAATCAGAAAAAGATATGGGAAGTAAGTTTATCATTAAACTTCCAATGGCATAA
- a CDS encoding response regulator transcription factor, giving the protein MSNRILLVEDDQSFGAVLKDYLTINNFEVTLAVDGEQGLKEFTESEFDICIFDVMMPKKDGFSLAEDVKKIDKNTPIIFLTARNMREDILKGYQLGADDYITKPFDTELLLYKIKAILQRSSTLENEEQEQFKISNIFFDSMLRQLRVGDNEYKLSPKENELLKLLCLHRNDFMPRDLALRKIWKKENYFTARSMDVYIAKLRKLLKDDEGLEIINVHGEGFRLLVKN; this is encoded by the coding sequence ATGAGCAACAGGATATTATTAGTAGAAGACGATCAGAGTTTCGGTGCAGTACTGAAAGATTATCTGACAATAAACAATTTTGAGGTTACCCTTGCCGTAGATGGCGAACAAGGTCTAAAAGAATTTACAGAGAGTGAATTTGACATTTGTATTTTCGACGTGATGATGCCTAAAAAAGACGGTTTTTCACTAGCCGAAGATGTAAAAAAGATTGATAAAAATACACCGATCATTTTCTTGACCGCAAGAAACATGAGAGAAGATATTTTGAAAGGATATCAATTGGGAGCTGATGATTACATCACAAAACCATTCGATACTGAATTGCTTTTATACAAAATTAAAGCGATTCTTCAGAGAAGCTCTACTTTGGAAAACGAAGAGCAGGAGCAATTTAAAATCAGCAACATTTTCTTCGATTCTATGCTGAGACAATTGAGAGTTGGTGATAACGAATACAAACTTTCGCCTAAAGAAAATGAACTTTTAAAATTACTTTGTCTTCACAGAAACGACTTTATGCCTAGAGATTTAGCATTGAGAAAAATCTGGAAAAAAGAAAACTATTTTACAGCAAGAAGTATGGACGTTTATATTGCCAAACTTAGAAAATTGCTGAAAGACGATGAAGGTTTAGAAATCATCAACGTACACGGTGAAGGTTTCAGACTTTTGGTTAAGAACTAA
- a CDS encoding TonB-dependent receptor domain-containing protein translates to MKLYFTKAILGAFLLFATFVSAQNLSKDQFQVKGNCEMCKERIETTAKKAGAKSAQYSIDSQTLTIETSEKVSPEEVLKKVAEAGHDNEKFKAPDETYEKLPGCCHYDRDLKTENSNVENHNHSKGENEFFVKGNCESCKARIEKAAKSAGANSAEWSAEKQTVTLNFDSSKTSADQILKKIAEVGHDNEKYKTTDDVYKKLPGCCLYDRDIEFGEKNEKVHSNETEKEFAEKQANIEASSHSSHATGEKNIEGVTITASKAATSISKKEAGLVFNIDSKELLKAACCNLSESFETNATVDVSFSNAVTGTKQLKMLGLDQKYTSLTKELLPEIRGLASAYGLNFIPGRWIESIQLTKGGSTVTNGYESITGQINTELIKNSKTPETSLNLFADFNGRAEANVTHVAAINDKWSQTFLLHGNGTFGDTDMNDDNFLDRPKGTQINAAYLLNYNDLERSGFGSHFGINFIKDERTAGQIGFDKKLSQKEQSLYGVGIDISRFQVWNKTGYVFKGKPYQSLGWMNQYVYHQQDSFFGLRNYSGQQHTYYSNLIFESILGNTNHKYKAGASFLYDGYKENYLVDNFKRNEIVPGVFAEYTLTGLKYTLVAGARADFHNLAGTQFTPRLNFKYDFTPQTIFRLSAGRGFRTANVFAESQQYFASNRNIQILQNGGDIYGLRPEIAWNYGVSLQQEFKIFGKKSTIVADFFRTDFQDQVLVDLDRSPQQLTFYNLDGKSFANSFQTQWDFTPFKNFDVRLAYKYYDVQADYLDGRREVPFMAKHRGFVNLAYATNKNKNEGFWSFDTTLNWVGKQRLPNTSSNPAEFQLPMYSESYAVLNAQISRNFNKKLRAYLGGENLTSYHQENAIMDFRNPFGNYFDGGMVYAPIMKANFYVGFDVTF, encoded by the coding sequence ATGAAATTATATTTTACCAAGGCAATCCTTGGCGCATTCTTACTATTCGCAACATTTGTATCAGCTCAAAATCTTTCTAAAGACCAGTTCCAGGTAAAAGGAAACTGCGAGATGTGCAAAGAGAGGATAGAAACGACTGCCAAAAAAGCAGGTGCAAAATCAGCACAATATTCAATAGATTCACAAACCCTTACCATCGAAACTTCAGAAAAAGTTTCACCCGAAGAAGTTCTAAAAAAAGTAGCAGAAGCTGGTCATGACAATGAAAAATTCAAAGCTCCTGATGAAACATATGAGAAACTTCCGGGATGTTGTCATTACGACAGAGATTTAAAAACGGAAAATTCGAACGTAGAAAATCACAATCACTCTAAAGGTGAAAACGAATTTTTCGTGAAAGGAAATTGCGAATCTTGTAAAGCCAGAATAGAAAAAGCAGCAAAATCTGCCGGAGCAAATTCCGCAGAATGGAGCGCTGAAAAACAAACAGTAACGTTAAACTTTGATTCTTCTAAAACATCTGCCGATCAAATTCTTAAAAAAATTGCAGAAGTAGGTCATGATAATGAGAAGTACAAAACAACTGATGATGTTTACAAAAAACTTCCGGGATGTTGTCTTTATGACCGTGATATTGAGTTTGGAGAAAAAAACGAAAAAGTACACTCTAACGAAACAGAAAAGGAGTTTGCAGAAAAACAAGCTAACATTGAAGCTTCCAGCCACAGTTCACATGCAACTGGTGAGAAAAATATAGAAGGAGTAACGATCACTGCATCAAAAGCAGCAACTTCTATCAGTAAAAAAGAAGCTGGATTGGTATTTAATATCGATTCTAAAGAACTTTTAAAAGCTGCTTGTTGTAATTTGTCTGAAAGTTTTGAAACCAATGCAACTGTTGATGTTTCTTTCAGTAACGCTGTAACGGGAACGAAACAGCTTAAAATGTTAGGTTTAGACCAAAAATATACGAGTTTAACGAAAGAATTATTGCCGGAAATCAGAGGTTTGGCTTCTGCTTATGGATTGAATTTCATTCCCGGAAGATGGATTGAAAGCATTCAGCTGACAAAAGGAGGAAGCACCGTAACCAACGGTTATGAAAGTATTACAGGGCAAATCAACACAGAACTTATTAAGAATTCTAAAACACCTGAAACTTCATTAAACCTTTTTGCCGATTTCAATGGAAGAGCCGAAGCAAACGTTACGCACGTAGCAGCGATTAATGATAAATGGTCTCAAACTTTTCTTCTTCACGGAAACGGAACCTTCGGTGACACCGATATGAATGATGACAATTTTCTTGACCGTCCGAAAGGAACTCAGATCAATGCAGCTTATTTATTGAATTATAATGACTTGGAGCGTTCTGGTTTTGGGTCACATTTCGGCATTAATTTCATTAAAGACGAACGAACTGCAGGACAAATAGGATTTGATAAAAAGCTTTCTCAAAAGGAGCAGTCACTTTACGGTGTTGGAATTGACATTTCAAGATTTCAGGTTTGGAATAAAACGGGGTATGTTTTTAAAGGAAAACCTTACCAAAGCTTAGGTTGGATGAATCAATATGTGTATCATCAGCAAGACAGCTTTTTCGGTTTGAGAAATTATTCAGGACAGCAACACACTTATTATTCTAATTTGATTTTTGAAAGTATTTTAGGAAATACCAATCATAAATACAAAGCTGGAGCAAGCTTTTTATATGATGGTTATAAAGAAAATTATTTAGTTGATAACTTTAAAAGAAACGAAATTGTTCCTGGAGTTTTTGCTGAATATACTTTAACAGGCTTAAAATATACTTTGGTTGCAGGAGCAAGAGCAGATTTTCACAACTTGGCAGGAACACAGTTTACACCGAGATTGAATTTTAAGTATGATTTTACTCCGCAAACTATTTTTAGACTTTCTGCGGGAAGAGGTTTCAGAACAGCGAATGTTTTTGCTGAAAGTCAGCAGTATTTTGCATCAAACAGAAATATTCAGATTTTACAAAACGGCGGAGATATTTATGGTTTAAGACCGGAAATTGCTTGGAATTACGGGGTAAGTTTACAACAGGAGTTTAAAATTTTTGGTAAAAAGTCTACGATTGTTGCCGATTTTTTCAGAACAGATTTCCAGGATCAGGTTTTGGTAGATCTTGACCGTTCGCCTCAACAACTGACGTTCTACAATCTTGATGGAAAATCTTTTGCTAACTCATTCCAAACACAGTGGGATTTTACTCCTTTCAAAAACTTTGATGTGAGATTGGCTTACAAATACTATGATGTACAGGCAGATTATTTGGATGGAAGACGTGAAGTTCCTTTTATGGCAAAACACAGAGGTTTTGTAAACTTAGCTTATGCGACCAACAAAAATAAAAATGAAGGATTCTGGAGTTTTGATACGACACTAAATTGGGTAGGAAAACAAAGACTTCCAAATACGTCAAGCAATCCGGCAGAATTTCAATTACCGATGTATTCTGAATCTTATGCAGTTTTGAATGCACAGATTTCTAGAAATTTCAATAAAAAATTAAGAGCTTATTTAGGAGGTGAAAACCTAACTTCTTATCACCAGGAAAATGCGATTATGGATTTTAGAAATCCTTTCGGAAATTATTTTGATGGCGGAATGGTTTACGCACCCATTATGAAAGCTAACTTTTACGTAGGTTTTGATGTAACATTTTAA
- a CDS encoding OsmC family protein gives MKRNATAVWNGTVKEGKGHITTQSTTLNQTQYSFGSRFEDGVGTNPEELLAAAHAGCFTMKLSAELTQAGFTPEELTTKSVITLDPAAGKITKSELTLTAKIPGISEEDFQKYAKIAEEGCPVSQAFSFEISLNATLAN, from the coding sequence ATGAAACGTAACGCAACAGCCGTTTGGAACGGTACCGTAAAGGAAGGAAAAGGTCATATCACAACGCAAAGCACTACTTTAAATCAAACTCAATATTCTTTCGGAAGTCGTTTCGAAGATGGAGTTGGAACCAATCCTGAAGAATTATTGGCTGCAGCTCATGCGGGATGTTTCACCATGAAACTGAGTGCAGAATTAACTCAGGCAGGTTTTACTCCAGAAGAATTGACTACAAAATCAGTAATCACATTAGATCCTGCAGCAGGAAAAATCACAAAATCTGAATTGACATTAACAGCTAAAATTCCTGGAATTTCTGAAGAAGATTTTCAAAAGTATGCGAAGATCGCTGAAGAAGGCTGTCCTGTAAGTCAGGCTTTCAGTTTTGAGATTAGCTTGAATGCTACTTTGGCAAACTAA
- a CDS encoding TetR/AcrR family transcriptional regulator encodes MSKAEKTKQFIIEKTATLFNTKGYTATSLSDITEATGLTKGSIYGNFENKDEVSLEVYKYNSGILKKSLMRSFSEEFPTMSDKLYAFVSFYRKNWQLVFLHGGCPLMNAATESDDTFPALNNQVKLSFQDWTETISKIIKTGQTNNEFTQEIDPEQYASLFIILIEGGILLSKTTGDEKHLNLALDRILILIDQEIKKNPL; translated from the coding sequence ATGTCAAAAGCAGAAAAGACAAAACAATTCATTATCGAGAAAACGGCAACTTTGTTTAATACCAAAGGTTATACCGCTACGTCTTTATCAGATATCACAGAAGCAACAGGTCTCACCAAAGGCAGCATCTACGGAAATTTTGAAAATAAAGACGAAGTATCTCTTGAAGTTTATAAATACAATTCGGGAATTCTCAAAAAAAGTTTAATGAGATCATTCAGCGAAGAATTTCCGACAATGTCTGATAAACTATATGCTTTTGTATCTTTTTACAGAAAAAACTGGCAGTTGGTTTTTCTACACGGCGGTTGTCCGTTAATGAATGCTGCGACAGAATCTGACGACACTTTCCCCGCATTAAATAATCAGGTAAAATTATCTTTTCAAGACTGGACAGAAACTATTTCTAAAATTATTAAAACCGGGCAGACCAATAATGAATTCACACAGGAAATAGATCCGGAACAATACGCTTCACTCTTCATTATTCTTATTGAAGGCGGAATTTTGCTTTCAAAAACAACAGGCGACGAGAAACATTTAAATCTTGCTTTAGACAGAATTTTAATACTCATCGACCAAGAAATTAAAAAAAATCCTTTATAA
- a CDS encoding PaaI family thioesterase, producing MDKLQALKSFVGKEFTASPSPFMRWLNPVVISAEEGQIEFQYTVREEWLNPMGNMHGGVTAAIMDDIIGATMFSLNEKNFIVTVNNSIDYFSTAKENDTIVAETKIIKRGKQFVNAQCEIWNADKTRLIARGTSNLFKINN from the coding sequence ATGGATAAATTACAGGCATTAAAATCATTTGTCGGAAAAGAATTTACCGCATCTCCTTCTCCTTTTATGAGATGGCTGAATCCTGTGGTTATTTCGGCTGAAGAAGGTCAAATTGAATTTCAATATACCGTAAGAGAAGAATGGCTAAACCCGATGGGAAATATGCACGGCGGAGTAACGGCAGCAATTATGGACGATATTATTGGGGCAACGATGTTTTCTTTAAACGAAAAAAACTTTATTGTAACTGTAAATAACAGCATCGATTATTTTTCAACAGCAAAAGAAAATGATACTATTGTAGCCGAAACAAAAATAATTAAAAGAGGAAAACAGTTTGTGAATGCACAATGTGAGATTTGGAATGCAGACAAAACAAGACTCATCGCAAGAGGAACCTCAAATCTATTTAAAATTAATAACTAA
- the fabF gene encoding beta-ketoacyl-ACP synthase II, producing MKRVVITGLGAVTPLGNNVEEFWQNSINGVSGANKITHFDTEKFKVHFACEVKNFDPKVYLNHNEIKRSDLFSQYAMYSSAEAIKDSGLEFEKMDPFDTGVIWGTGQGGMWTFESEVMNFAANDQNPRFNPFFVPKFIANMASGMISMKFGLQGINYTTISACATGNTALMDAFNYIRLGKAKVIISGGSEAAITPASIGGFSVMKAMSTRNDDFATASRPYDEERDGFVMGEGAGALVLEEYEHAKARGAKIYAELVGAAMTADAYHMTAPHPDGVGAIKAMQLALHEAGANIEDIDYLNPHATSTPLGDLVELKGISKLFKGSKNLDLSATKSMTGHLLGAAGAAEAILSIKAIEKGIIPPTINLHKIDENIPKDVNIVFGEAKEKNIQFALSNAFGFGGHNATLVFKKFS from the coding sequence ATGAAAAGAGTTGTCATTACAGGATTAGGCGCAGTAACGCCTTTAGGAAATAATGTTGAAGAATTCTGGCAAAACAGCATCAACGGAGTGAGTGGAGCAAACAAAATCACTCATTTCGATACCGAAAAATTTAAAGTACACTTTGCATGTGAAGTAAAAAACTTTGATCCAAAAGTATATTTAAATCACAACGAAATAAAAAGAAGCGATCTGTTTTCACAATACGCAATGTATTCATCTGCAGAAGCGATTAAAGATTCAGGATTAGAATTTGAAAAAATGGATCCGTTTGACACAGGAGTAATCTGGGGAACCGGACAAGGCGGAATGTGGACTTTCGAAAGCGAAGTGATGAATTTTGCAGCCAATGATCAGAATCCGAGATTCAACCCTTTCTTCGTTCCAAAATTTATCGCCAATATGGCTTCGGGAATGATTTCTATGAAGTTTGGTCTTCAGGGAATTAATTACACCACGATTTCAGCTTGTGCAACAGGAAATACGGCCTTAATGGATGCTTTCAACTATATCCGTTTAGGAAAAGCCAAAGTAATCATTAGTGGAGGTTCTGAAGCTGCAATTACTCCCGCTTCAATTGGTGGATTTTCTGTAATGAAAGCCATGTCTACAAGAAATGATGATTTTGCTACAGCAAGCCGACCTTACGATGAAGAACGAGACGGTTTTGTAATGGGAGAAGGAGCCGGAGCATTGGTTTTGGAAGAATACGAACACGCAAAAGCAAGAGGAGCAAAAATCTATGCCGAATTAGTAGGAGCCGCAATGACTGCAGATGCATATCACATGACCGCACCTCATCCTGATGGAGTTGGCGCAATAAAAGCAATGCAATTGGCATTACATGAAGCCGGAGCAAACATTGAAGATATTGATTATCTGAATCCTCATGCAACGTCTACTCCGCTTGGAGATTTGGTTGAGCTAAAAGGAATCAGCAAGTTATTTAAGGGAAGTAAAAATCTAGATTTAAGTGCCACAAAATCAATGACTGGTCATTTGTTGGGAGCGGCAGGAGCAGCAGAAGCTATTCTTTCGATTAAAGCTATTGAAAAAGGAATTATTCCTCCAACAATTAATCTTCATAAGATTGATGAAAATATTCCAAAAGATGTAAATATTGTTTTTGGTGAAGCAAAAGAAAAAAACATTCAATTTGCACTAAGTAATGCCTTTGGCTTTGGAGGACATAATGCGACTTTGGTCTTTAAGAAGTTTTCTTAA